A genomic window from Macaca mulatta isolate MMU2019108-1 chromosome 19, T2T-MMU8v2.0, whole genome shotgun sequence includes:
- the FDX2 gene encoding ferredoxin-2, mitochondrial: MHVMAASMTRGGVSARVLLQTARGTWWNRTGGTSGSGEGVAPGTTRKFQATGSRSAGEEETGGPEQPGDVVNVVFVDRSGQRIPVSGRVGDNVLHLAQRHGVDLEGACEASLACSTCHVYVSEDHLDLLPPPEEREDDMLDMAPLLQENSRLGCQIVLTPELEGAEFTLPKITRNFYVDGHVPKPH, translated from the exons ATGCACGTCATGGCTGCCTCCATGACCCGGGGCGGCGTGAGTGCCAGGGTTCTGCTTCAGACTGCAAGGGGCACCTGGTGGAACCGAACTGGGGGCACTTCGGGGTCGGGGGAGGGGGTGGCGCCGGGGACAACCAGAAAGTTTCAAGCGACAG GCTCGCGCTCGGCGGGAGAGGAGGAGACAGGCGGCCCCGAGCAGCCCGGGGACGT GGTGAACGTGGTGTTCGTAGACCGCTCAGGCCAGCGGATCCCAGTGAGCGGCAGAGTCGGAGACAATGTTCTCCATCTGGCACAGCGCCACGGGGTGGACCTGGAAG GGGCCTGTGAAGCCTCCCTGGCCTGCTCCACCTGCCACGTGTACGTGAGTGAAGACCACCTGGATCTCCTGCCTCCGCCCGAGGAGAG GGAAGACGACATGCTAGACATGGCCCCCCTCCTCCAGGAGAACTCGCGGCTGGGCTGCCAGATCGTGCTGACGCCGGAGCTGGAAGGAGCGGAATTCACCCTGCCCAAGATCACCAGGAACTTCTACGTGGACGGCCACGTCCCCAAGCCCCACTGA